CGCCACCACCCGCACCGGCCGCCGAGCTGCCACCCCCAACACCGTCAACCGCTCGACCAGCCCGGGGTCGTCCCCCGGCACGACCGCCACCGGGTGCCGCACCCCCGCCGACGCCAGCGCCGCCCGCACCCCGTCCGCGGCCCGCGTCCCCCGCAAGTGCCGCACCGCCGCCACGGCCACCCCCGCCGCGACCGCCGCCGCCAGCGCCAGTCCCAGGGTCAACGGCCAGTCCGGCGCCACCCGCGTCACCGTCGGCCCGTCCAACACCCGCAACCGTCCCGCCGGCGCCAACAGGTCCGCCTCGACCACGGCCGCCGCGACCGCCGTCACCTCGGTGGACGCCTGCCCGGCCGAAGGTGCCCGCACCGACAACCGCGCCAACCCCGACGCGGGCACCAACTCGACCGACACCCGTTCCGCCGCCGTCCCCGCCTTCGCCACCACGGAAGGGCTCCGCGCCACCTCCACCAGCGCGGGCAGCGACAACGCCACCACCTCGCCGTACTGCGGTCCCACCGGACCCGCCAGCACGCTCACCCGCGCCTGGTACTCCTCACCGGCGAACAGCGTCGCCACCACGACCACCGCCCCCACCAGCAGCGCGGCGAGAGCGCTCGCACCGATCAGCCGCACCCGAGCCGACCTCAGCCAACCCGTCAGCCGCACCCACGCCGACCTCAGCCCAGCGACCAGTCGCGCCTTCACCGCCGACCTCCCCAGCTCCGCAACAACTCGTCGTAGGACCGCATCAACACCCGCGGGTCGTGCGCACGGGTCACCGCCGCGCGCCCCGCCGCTCCGACCTCCGCCCGCCGCGCGGCGTCGAACAGCAGCGACCCCAACGCCTCCGCCGTCGCCGCCGGGTCGCGGGGTGGCACGACCAGCCCGCCGCCGCCGGCCAACGCCTCGCCCACGCCGTCCACGTCGGTGGCCACCACCGGCCGCCCGGCCGCCAACGACTCCAGCACCGCGACCGGCATGCCCTCCCAGTCGCTGGTCAGCACGGTCACGTCGCACGCCGCCAGCAGGTCCGCCGCGTCCGGCCGGTTGCCCAGGAACCGCACCCCGCGCACGCCGCGCCGCTCCAACGCCGGCCGCAGCGACCCGTCACCGGCCAGCCACAGCTCCGCGCCCTCGATCCGCGACCACGCGTCCAGCAGCACGTCGTGCCGCTTCTGCGGTTCCATCCGGGCCAGGCACAACGCGACCGGCACGTCCTCGCCCACGCCCAGCGCCGCCCGCACGGTCGCCCGGTCCACCCGCGGCTCCTGCGGGAACACCGCGTTCGGGATGACCACCGGGTCCAGCCCGTTCGCCCGCAGCCGCGACGCCGTCGCCTCCGCCACGGTCACCACCGCACCGGACGTCCGCCGCAGGATCTTCGCCGCACCGGCGTAATCGCGATCGGCAACACCGTGGAACACGGTCACCAGCGGAACTTTCTTCGGCACCAACGCCAGCCGCGCCACCATGCTCGCGGACACGTTGTGCGCCAGCACCACCTCCGGCTCGAACCCGCGCACCGCCTGCCGGGTCGCCGCCGTCGCCCGCAGCACGCCCACGGGCCGCCGCCGCGCCACGGGCACCGGGAACGTCGGCACCCCCTGCCCGCGCAGCACGTCCGCGCGATGCCCGCCACCGCTGGCCACGGCGCTGTGCCACCCGAACTCGGCCCCCGCCCGGGCCATGCCGGCGACGAGCGCCTCGGCACCGCCCGTGCCCATCTCAGCGATCACGTGCAGCACACGCATCGGCTCTCCTCACACGCAGATCGGCCGCGGCGACCACCGCGACCAGCGACCACAGCGGCAGGTAGTACTGCTGGGACAGGAACGTCGACGCGACGACCACGGCGATCAGCGACGCCTGCACGGCCGCCATCTCCCGTCGAGCGCCCCGCCCGCCGGAGCGCAGCACGCGTTCGGACGACACCGCCGCCACCGCCAGCAGCCCGGCGAACAACCCGAACCCCGCCACCCCCAGCTCGGCCGCGACCTCCAGGTACATGTTGTGCGCCACCGGGGTCTGCTCGTCGACCTCGGCATTGCGCGAGAACGCGGCGTAGTGGTCCCGGAACCCGCCCGGACCCACCCCCAGCGCCGGGTGCGCGGACACCATGCGCGCGGCGGCCTGCCACCGCAGCCCGCGGGTGTCCACATTGGTCCCGGCGATGAACGTCTTCTCCTGCAGGGCGCGGTCCAACGCCGGTCCGGCGACCACCAGCGCGCCGCCCGCGACCACCACCAGTGCCACGACCCCGCCCAGCACCAGCTTGACCGGCACCACCCGCCGCACCACCAACCACACGGCCGCCGCCGTCAACGCCAACGCCCCGCCGCGCGAGAACGTCGCCGCCGCCCCGGCCGCCAACACCAGCGCCACCAGCGCCATCGCGACCGCGTGCCGCTTGCGCCCCGGCCTGAACGCCACCACCAGCGGCAACGCGGCGACCAGGAAGTACGCCAGGTCGTTCGGGTCCTCCAACGGCCCGCTCGCCCGCGCCTCACCCCGTGCGAACAGGCTGAACAACGCCCCGACCGCCGCCACCACCGCCCCGGCGACGGCCGCGCCCAGCAACGCCCGCACCGGGACTTCCCGCGCGGCGACGTCCACGAGGATCACCGTCAACACCAGGAACGGCAGCCACCGTTGCAGGTAGTCGACCGCATAGTGCCCACCCGCGTGCACGGCGGTGGATGCCAGCAACACCACCGCGAACGCCGCGAGCACCCCGTGCAGCGGGTGGGGCGTGACGAACCGCCGCTGTCGCACCCGCGCGACGGCCCACGTGACGGCCAGCAACGCGGGCGCGACCTTGGCCAGGTGCCCGTGGACCTCCAGCAGGTAGCCCTCCAGCGGGGCCAGCGCCACGGTCGCGCACGCCAGGACCCGCAGCAGCCCAAGGCGGAACGGCACCGTCATCCCGACCGTTCCAGCCGTCCGACGTCCCGCACCGGCAGCTCCGCGCCCAGCGCGGCGACGTGCGCCCCGGTCCCGACGACCTCGAAGTGCCGCCGCAGCACCCCGAGCACCCAGCCCAGCAGCTCGACCTTGCGCACCGCCGGCACCGCCATGCCGGGGAAGAACTCCATCCCCGGCGCTTCGGTCGCGCCGAGCACGTCGGTGGGGTGCAACAGCAACGACGGCCCGACACCGGTCGACCGGCACAACCGCAGCGCCGCCCGGAAGTACCCGCGTGCCAGACTCGGCGAGACTTGGTGCAGCTGCAACAAGTACGAGCCGTGGATGGGCACCCGGAGCAACGGCATGGTCGTCACCGGCAGCTCGACAACTCCGTTGTGCCAACGGTAAGGCCGGTTCGGCGCACGGACCTTCCCGAACCCGCCGAACAGCTCGTCACTTTCCTCCGTGGAGGGTGCAGATCGGTTGTGGTAGAAGCGGGCCAGCGGTCCGATCCACGTGGGCAGGGTGCTGGCGTCGTAGCGGTAGCCGCGCGCGGCCAGCACGTCGAGCAGGTCCGGCGTCACGCTGTATCCCGGGCCGCGGAACCCGACCGGGCGCGGCGCGCCGGCGGCGACGATGGCGTCCTCGGTCCGCGCGACCTCCGCTTCCAGCTCCACTCGCGAGTACCGGTGCAGCCAGGGCTCGTGGCCGAAGGAGTGGTTGGCCACCTCGTGCCCGGCGGCGGTGATGTCGGCGACCGCCTGCGCCCCGTCGTCGCGCACCGCGTCCGCGCCGACCACGAACACCGTCGTGGTCAGCCCGTGTTCCCCGAACACCTCCAGCAACCGGGGTGTGGCGACGCGGAGGAAGCTCGGCCTGCGTTCCCACGCCGGGTCGCCGTGGGTCTTGAGGTAGGCCCAGAGGTTGTCGAGGTCGAGGGAGACGCTGGCGACCGTCACGCCGGTTCCTTCGCCGGTTCCTGCGCCGGGACCGCCACCGGCCGGGACGCGTAGCCGAGGGCCAGCACACCGGCGACCACCAGCGCGACACCCGCCGCCACCCACCACTCGCGGCCGGGTGCGATCCGGTCACCCAGCGCGGCGATGCCCACCACGGAGGTCAGCACGACCGTCACCGAGTCCATGGTGGCGACCGTCGACGTGGCCGAGCCCCTTTGCAGCGCGGCGGCCATGCACGCCTGGCCGACCAGTGCGGCGGCGACCATCAACCACACCAACGGGTAGTAGGGGAGGGATAGCACCGGTTCGTCGGCCAGCGACCGACTCGCGATGGCGACGATCGCGTACCCGACCCCTGCCGCAACCGCGATCGGCAACACGGCCTTCGCCCGCCGCGACACCACGAACGTCACCACCAACGGCACCCCCAACCACAGGAAGCCGCTTTCCACCGGGATGTCGTCCGCCCGCGACGGCGCAGACGCCCCGGCCAACAACACCAGCCCGACCGCCATCACCACCAACACGACGACCTCGACCGCGCGGACCTTCCACCCCAGCGCCAACACCCCGAACACGGTCGCCACGCCGACCGCGCACGACGACCCGGCCTGCACCAGGTAGAGCGGCAGTTCGGCGCGCGCGAAGAACGCCAGCACGAACCCACCGACCTGGCCCGCGAAGCCCAGCAGGTAGAGGCGGTCGCCCGCGAGCCGGGCGAGCAAGCCGAACCCGCGGCCGGGCCGGGTGCGCCGCGCGGCGACGGTCTGGGCCACGATGCCCAGCGCGTACATCGCCGTGGCCGCCGCGAGTGCGAGGTATCCGGGCACGCAACAACTCCCTGCGAATGGGTTACGACCGCGGCAGCGTACGGCGTCGATTTCCCTTGCCCGATCGAGCGATATCCCGCCACCACGATCGAGTGAAGCCCCACGCGCTACCGCTCACCCCGCTGTAATCGCCCCCGGCGCACCCCACCAACAACCGTCCACCACCGTGCAGTACCGGGTGACAACTCTCGCCGTCCGGACAACGGCGACCCGGACGCTGGCCACCCAGGCACCGGCCGGCGCTGGCCGGGCCGGCGTCGGGCGCGGTGTGGCGGTGGAGAGCTGGGTCGGGTCCGCGGCCGGTGCGAGTGCGGGCGCTGCGTTGCACGGTGCAGCCGGGGGCGAGGCCGGTGCGATGGATAAGGCGGTGCGGCGGCGACAGCGGCAGGGGCAGGGCCAGGGCCAGGGCCAGGTGGGGGCGGCAAGGGTGCAGCGGCGGCAGCGGCGGGGCAGGGTCAGGTGGGGGCAGGGTCAGGTGGGGGCGGTAAGGGTGCAGCGGGGTTGAAGTTAGACGTATTCGTCTATATGGTGGGCGCGTGCCGCTGGACGCCTCCCGAAACCCGCTCGTCCTTCCCCTCCTCGGCCTCCTGGTCGAACAACCCGCCCACGCCTACGACCTCACCGCCCGCCTTCGTGACCGCTATGGCCCGGCGTTGAGCCCGACTCGCAGCACGGTCACCTCCCTCCTCAAAGCTCTGGAGCGCAATGGGCTCGTGGCGGCTGAGCGGTCGGAGCGAGTGGGCAAGCGCCCACTTCGGACGGTTTACGAGGTGACCGGGGCGGGGGTGGAGGACATGAAGGGGAAAGTGGTGGGCGGGTTGCGAAACGCTCGGGTGGCCTCGCCGGACTTCGCCCTGGCCGTCGCCTATGTGGGCATCCTCCCGGTTGAGGAGGCCCTGTCCATCGTGGATGCGAGGGTCGAGAGGCTGGACGAGCAGTTGGGGGAGCTGGATCCCCGGCCCGAAGGGGTGGCGGAGGTCCACATGTTGGAAGTCGCCTACTGGCGGACCATCGTCACCGCCGAACTGGGCTGGCTCACCACCCTGGCCCAGCGCATGCGATCCGGTGACCTCGACTGGACCGGAGGCGACCGGTGAAGTTCGGCATCTACCCGGGCGGCCGGGCCGGTGTGGTGTGTTCGCATCCCGCCGACCCGCGCGCCATCGACCGGCTGGTGACGGAACTGGCGCAAGGGCAGCCGTTCGTCATCCGTGAGTACGTGCACTTCTTCGGTCGGGGAGGGGAAGAGCGTGCGGAGGTCGAGGCGTTGGGGGCTGGGCGGGAGTTCGAGCAGCTCACCATGCCGGACGACTGGTACGTCACCGGCGATCACGAGCTCGATCTCGTGGTCAGCTACCTCCCGGCCGAAGAGGACGTCGAAGGGTGGCTGGAGTTCCTCGACACGGTCATCGACCGGTACGGGCACCTCGCCCGCTACCTCCAGGTCACATTGGAGCCGAACTTCCCCATCCCGCTGATCGACGGCAGCTCGCCGGGCGTGCTCGACGCCCTCACCGCGGGGCTCCCGCACGCGAAGAGAGCACTTGCCGAGCGCGGCATCACCACCACCGAAGTCGGGTTCTCGGTGGCCGAACCAGCCGAGTGGCTCGGCGGTGACGACGCCTTCTGGGAGCACCTCGCCCGACACCAAGACCTCGCGGCACACGTCGACTACGTCGGCCTCGGGCTGTACCCGGACGCGTTCTCCCCGGTCCCGCCCGAAGCCGTCGCCCCGCTGACCGAGCACGCCCTGACCCACCTCCGCCGCCGGTGCACCGAAGTCGGCCTGCACGTCCCCATCCACATCGCGGAGAACGGCAGTCCGAGCGGGCGACCGCGGACGGAAGAGGCCCAGGCTGCCTCGTTGGCGACCATGCTGAACACGATCCTCGCCAACGCCGATCGGCTCGACATCACCCACTGCGAACTGTTCAGCCTGCGCGACGCCGACAGCGGATCGAGTGAGGCGGTCGGGACGCTCGGCC
This DNA window, taken from Saccharothrix variisporea, encodes the following:
- a CDS encoding glycosyltransferase; translation: MRVLHVIAEMGTGGAEALVAGMARAGAEFGWHSAVASGGGHRADVLRGQGVPTFPVPVARRRPVGVLRATAATRQAVRGFEPEVVLAHNVSASMVARLALVPKKVPLVTVFHGVADRDYAGAAKILRRTSGAVVTVAEATASRLRANGLDPVVIPNAVFPQEPRVDRATVRAALGVGEDVPVALCLARMEPQKRHDVLLDAWSRIEGAELWLAGDGSLRPALERRGVRGVRFLGNRPDAADLLAACDVTVLTSDWEGMPVAVLESLAAGRPVVATDVDGVGEALAGGGGLVVPPRDPAATAEALGSLLFDAARRAEVGAAGRAAVTRAHDPRVLMRSYDELLRSWGGRR
- a CDS encoding O-antigen ligase family protein, with amino-acid sequence MTVPFRLGLLRVLACATVALAPLEGYLLEVHGHLAKVAPALLAVTWAVARVRQRRFVTPHPLHGVLAAFAVVLLASTAVHAGGHYAVDYLQRWLPFLVLTVILVDVAAREVPVRALLGAAVAGAVVAAVGALFSLFARGEARASGPLEDPNDLAYFLVAALPLVVAFRPGRKRHAVAMALVALVLAAGAAATFSRGGALALTAAAVWLVVRRVVPVKLVLGGVVALVVVAGGALVVAGPALDRALQEKTFIAGTNVDTRGLRWQAAARMVSAHPALGVGPGGFRDHYAAFSRNAEVDEQTPVAHNMYLEVAAELGVAGFGLFAGLLAVAAVSSERVLRSGGRGARREMAAVQASLIAVVVASTFLSQQYYLPLWSLVAVVAAADLRVRRADACAARDR
- a CDS encoding polysaccharide deacetylase family protein, which encodes MTVASVSLDLDNLWAYLKTHGDPAWERRPSFLRVATPRLLEVFGEHGLTTTVFVVGADAVRDDGAQAVADITAAGHEVANHSFGHEPWLHRYSRVELEAEVARTEDAIVAAGAPRPVGFRGPGYSVTPDLLDVLAARGYRYDASTLPTWIGPLARFYHNRSAPSTEESDELFGGFGKVRAPNRPYRWHNGVVELPVTTMPLLRVPIHGSYLLQLHQVSPSLARGYFRAALRLCRSTGVGPSLLLHPTDVLGATEAPGMEFFPGMAVPAVRKVELLGWVLGVLRRHFEVVGTGAHVAALGAELPVRDVGRLERSG
- a CDS encoding PadR family transcriptional regulator — encoded protein: MPLDASRNPLVLPLLGLLVEQPAHAYDLTARLRDRYGPALSPTRSTVTSLLKALERNGLVAAERSERVGKRPLRTVYEVTGAGVEDMKGKVVGGLRNARVASPDFALAVAYVGILPVEEALSIVDARVERLDEQLGELDPRPEGVAEVHMLEVAYWRTIVTAELGWLTTLAQRMRSGDLDWTGGDR